A single Leptospira barantonii DNA region contains:
- a CDS encoding acyl-CoA dehydrogenase family protein, with product MIISNYFQDNEDMKLVFDELIDWEEIVRAYEHKFEDAEEYKKSGNERLAYAPSNVEEAKEYYKSVLESLGEIMGEFVAPRSKEMDQIGLKYENGKVTFPKAQEECYNTLRDAGLMPISISRKYGGMGLPATVQSFMCEIAARADAAFCLAYGNINIVEIMERFASSEMCEKWLPDISAGKYSAAMALTEPNYGSDLPNVQTKATQDANGQWRINGAKRFITHACGYVNAPSVILTLARTGTPESGARGLSFFLVKGSDVHVAGVEHKMGLHCSPTCEVVFENSPGELIGKTGYGLVKYSMGMMNAARLTIATQSLGIATAAYYEGKKYASERIQFGKPIEQIPAVRKILDRMEREILATRVLIAETGKAIDLYHWPKEHAVKIEGKSERDVNQDESIRRWEKLADLFTPLSKYYASEGCVSISSDALQIHGGSGYTEDYDVARIYRDSRITTIYEGTTQLQVVAAIGGVVSGMSPTGQLRQYAEGELSKFSASEDLKKVWNDLDASVGLFKSIHDGNVKDSLAFEVVEIAARFLCGMLLERSFKALNGKELEKRKSIAQAYNLDSVATASANLIKLERASKQAVPA from the coding sequence ATGATTATCAGTAATTACTTTCAGGACAATGAGGATATGAAACTCGTCTTCGACGAGTTGATCGATTGGGAAGAAATTGTCCGCGCATACGAACATAAATTCGAGGATGCGGAAGAATATAAAAAGTCCGGAAACGAAAGATTAGCATACGCTCCTTCCAACGTGGAAGAAGCAAAGGAATACTATAAGTCCGTATTGGAATCCTTAGGCGAAATTATGGGAGAATTCGTAGCTCCCCGCAGTAAGGAAATGGATCAAATCGGACTCAAGTATGAAAACGGAAAGGTAACGTTCCCGAAAGCTCAGGAAGAATGTTACAATACGCTTCGAGACGCGGGATTGATGCCGATTTCCATCAGCCGAAAATACGGTGGAATGGGTTTACCCGCGACGGTTCAATCCTTTATGTGCGAGATCGCGGCGAGAGCGGACGCGGCATTTTGTCTCGCTTATGGAAACATCAACATCGTAGAGATCATGGAAAGATTCGCTTCTTCCGAAATGTGCGAGAAGTGGCTTCCCGATATTTCAGCGGGAAAATACAGCGCGGCGATGGCTCTGACCGAACCGAACTACGGATCGGATCTTCCGAACGTTCAAACCAAAGCGACTCAAGACGCAAACGGACAATGGAGAATCAACGGAGCAAAACGTTTTATCACGCACGCTTGCGGTTACGTCAACGCTCCTTCCGTGATTCTTACGTTAGCGAGAACCGGAACTCCCGAAAGCGGAGCGAGAGGTCTTTCCTTCTTCCTCGTAAAAGGAAGCGACGTACATGTAGCCGGAGTCGAACACAAGATGGGATTGCATTGTTCTCCGACTTGCGAAGTTGTATTCGAAAATTCTCCGGGAGAATTGATCGGTAAAACGGGATACGGTCTTGTAAAGTATTCGATGGGAATGATGAACGCCGCAAGACTTACGATCGCAACGCAGTCTTTAGGAATCGCAACCGCGGCTTATTACGAAGGTAAGAAATACGCATCGGAAAGAATTCAATTCGGAAAACCGATCGAACAAATTCCGGCCGTCCGAAAAATTTTGGATCGAATGGAAAGAGAAATTCTCGCGACCCGAGTTCTCATCGCTGAAACGGGAAAGGCGATCGATCTATATCACTGGCCGAAAGAACACGCAGTGAAGATCGAAGGAAAATCCGAAAGAGACGTGAACCAAGACGAATCGATTCGTCGTTGGGAAAAACTCGCGGATCTTTTTACTCCTTTGAGCAAATACTACGCTTCGGAAGGATGTGTATCGATCTCGTCCGATGCTCTACAAATTCACGGAGGAAGCGGTTATACCGAAGACTACGACGTCGCAAGAATTTACAGAGACAGTAGAATTACGACTATCTACGAAGGAACCACTCAGTTACAAGTGGTCGCCGCGATCGGAGGTGTGGTTTCCGGAATGTCGCCAACGGGACAATTGAGACAATACGCCGAGGGAGAATTGTCCAAATTCTCCGCATCGGAAGATCTCAAAAAAGTATGGAACGATCTCGATGCGAGCGTCGGACTTTTCAAATCGATTCATGACGGAAACGTAAAGGATTCTTTGGCGTTTGAAGTCGTGGAAATCGCGGCTCGTTTTCTTTGCGGAATGCTTTTGGAAAGATCTTTCAAAGCGTTGAACGGCAAAGAACTCGAAAAACGCAAGTCGATTGCACAAGCTTACAACTTGGACAGCGTCGCGACGGCGAGCGCTAACTTGATTAAGTTGGAACGGGCTTCCAAACAAGCGGTTCCCGCTTAA
- a CDS encoding SMI1/KNR4 family protein: protein MNTQDRIALALELLDRHEKLYKQKVPQRLRDFWKNGEFAKYENCFTKYLKIPQGSGSFQILTAVPSWEIQGQLGGLDSSIVDPNGDWEHAKKFIPLFHAEQDFFFVVRLDKADCPVGWYEEETWEEDGDGFAGYKMGVYKIAKSLDEFLSLIRDSADGEAIEIDFPKEIERSWDETRGVLKSNDERDPSSDDDDSLEDSDDEDEDE from the coding sequence ATGAATACACAAGATAGAATTGCGCTCGCACTTGAATTGCTCGATCGACATGAAAAACTCTACAAACAAAAAGTTCCACAACGACTTCGGGATTTTTGGAAGAACGGAGAATTTGCTAAATATGAAAATTGTTTTACTAAATATTTGAAAATCCCGCAAGGAAGTGGATCGTTTCAAATATTGACGGCTGTTCCATCGTGGGAAATCCAGGGCCAGCTTGGCGGGTTAGACAGTTCCATCGTCGATCCAAATGGAGATTGGGAGCATGCTAAAAAATTCATTCCTCTCTTTCATGCGGAACAAGATTTCTTCTTCGTGGTAAGACTTGATAAAGCGGATTGTCCTGTCGGCTGGTATGAAGAGGAAACTTGGGAGGAAGATGGCGATGGGTTTGCAGGGTATAAAATGGGAGTTTATAAGATTGCGAAATCTCTCGATGAGTTTCTTTCTTTGATTCGAGATTCTGCGGATGGAGAGGCGATTGAAATCGATTTCCCAAAAGAGATCGAAAGAAGTTGGGACGAGACACGAGGCGTTTTAAAATCGAATGATGAACGCGATCCTTCAAGTGACGACGATGATTCGTTGGAAGATTCGGATGATGAAGACGAAGACGAGTGA
- a CDS encoding fibronectin-binding protein — protein sequence MFRIISKLFLVLLVFGFVSTAYAQIGQINPSSISGKYRVAGTNPDGSAYGGSVTITQSNGEYLFTWTVAGQTFTGTGTLDGSTLTVDWGQADPVVYEVKNGGRLLEGTWAGGSATETLRK from the coding sequence ATGTTTCGAATTATTTCAAAACTCTTTCTCGTTCTTCTGGTGTTCGGTTTCGTTTCAACCGCATACGCACAGATCGGTCAAATCAATCCTTCTTCCATAAGCGGCAAGTATAGGGTTGCGGGAACCAACCCGGACGGTTCGGCTTACGGTGGAAGCGTTACGATCACACAATCCAACGGAGAATATCTGTTTACCTGGACCGTTGCCGGACAAACGTTTACGGGAACCGGAACCTTGGACGGCTCCACTTTAACCGTGGATTGGGGACAAGCCGATCCTGTTGTCTACGAAGTCAAAAACGGAGGCAGACTTTTGGAAGGAACCTGGGCGGGCGGAAGCGCGACGGAAACCTTAAGAAAATAA
- a CDS encoding PaaI family thioesterase, which translates to MGKEFKTKDPNFKDRIQEIFHKANFINLLEIEIDSIEAGKLHSSLEVKDKHLQQNGYVHAGVISTLADHTAGGAAGSLVGEKQVVLTLEFKINLLRTGIGNRLRCEAEVFYHGATVIVVNSDVYALHKNREKHIAKATVTLAVVGSQYSGS; encoded by the coding sequence ATGGGCAAAGAATTCAAAACAAAAGATCCGAACTTTAAGGATCGAATCCAAGAGATTTTTCACAAAGCGAACTTCATCAACCTTCTGGAAATCGAAATCGATTCAATCGAAGCTGGGAAACTCCATTCTTCCCTGGAAGTAAAAGACAAACATCTACAACAAAACGGTTACGTCCATGCGGGTGTGATTTCGACGTTAGCCGATCATACTGCGGGTGGAGCGGCTGGTTCTCTTGTCGGTGAAAAGCAGGTCGTTTTGACGTTGGAGTTTAAGATCAATCTTTTGAGGACCGGGATCGGGAATCGTCTTCGTTGCGAAGCGGAGGTTTTTTATCACGGTGCGACTGTGATCGTGGTCAATTCCGATGTGTATGCGCTTCATAAAAATCGGGAAAAACATATCGCGAAAGCTACCGTTACGTTGGCCGTGGTGGGAAGTCAATACAGCGGTAGTTGA